A section of the Kribbella voronezhensis genome encodes:
- a CDS encoding primosomal protein N' yields the protein MAQNGDSPEQLTLLRETVRRSRTKAPAGITSALPVARIAVDVSLPHLDRPFDYLVPDDLADAAQPGARVKVRFAGKDLDGFVLERLESSDHDGKLAHIRKVVSPEQVLTPEVADLCRAVADRYAGVLSDVTRLAVPPRHAKVEAEPLKCTQPIQPVVSTSVSEWSPYPLAPGFLDALRRSEAPRAIWTAVPGADWAMGFAQAAAVCASAGRGALLLAPDARDLERLAAACSEVLGPDGYVTLSADLGPTARYRAFLAALRGCTRVVIGTRAAAFAPVTDLGLVALWDDGDDSYAEPRAPYPHAREVLLLRAYRQKCAFLLGGFARSAETAALLESGWAGELIADRAVIRAAAPSVHIAGESDTELARDPGARAARLPHRAFEIAREGLRSGPVLVQVPRAGYLPSLVCQTCRAPSRCSTCGGTLRRTGGSGPASCSVCGRPAADHRCPECGDTRMRAAVVGARRTAEELGRAFPGFLIRTSGGDNMLDTVSDQPALIVTTPGAEPVASGGYSAALLLDTWLLLARPDLRAPEEAVRRWFNAAALVRPAREGGTVIMVGEPSATPLQAVVRWSPEGFATRELSERRTARLAPAAKLAELTGPTEAVADFLGRLRQLMDPQAGLEILGPVALDDETSRAVARTPRASGSTLARTLKEAQAARTTKKLPGSVRIQIDPVHFG from the coding sequence GTGGCACAGAACGGGGACTCACCTGAGCAGTTGACGCTGCTCCGCGAGACCGTCCGCCGTTCCCGCACGAAGGCGCCGGCCGGGATCACCTCCGCGCTGCCCGTCGCGCGCATCGCGGTCGACGTCTCGCTGCCACACCTCGACCGTCCGTTCGACTACCTGGTGCCGGACGATCTCGCCGATGCCGCCCAGCCCGGAGCCCGGGTGAAGGTGCGGTTCGCGGGCAAGGACCTGGACGGCTTCGTCCTCGAACGGCTGGAGTCGTCCGACCACGACGGCAAGCTGGCCCACATCCGCAAAGTCGTCTCACCCGAGCAGGTGCTGACACCCGAGGTCGCCGACCTCTGCCGCGCTGTCGCCGACCGGTACGCCGGAGTGCTCTCCGACGTGACCCGCCTCGCCGTGCCACCACGGCACGCGAAGGTCGAAGCCGAGCCGCTGAAATGTACGCAACCGATCCAGCCGGTCGTCTCGACATCGGTGTCCGAGTGGTCGCCGTATCCGCTCGCCCCGGGTTTCCTCGACGCGCTCCGCCGTTCCGAGGCGCCGCGCGCGATCTGGACCGCGGTACCAGGTGCCGACTGGGCGATGGGCTTCGCGCAGGCCGCGGCCGTCTGCGCATCGGCCGGCCGGGGAGCGCTGCTGCTCGCCCCGGACGCGCGTGATCTCGAGCGACTCGCCGCCGCCTGCTCCGAAGTACTGGGCCCGGACGGGTACGTGACACTGTCCGCCGACCTCGGTCCGACTGCCCGGTATCGCGCTTTCCTCGCCGCTCTGCGGGGCTGCACCCGAGTCGTGATCGGCACCCGTGCCGCCGCCTTCGCGCCCGTCACCGACCTCGGCCTGGTCGCGTTGTGGGACGACGGCGACGACTCGTACGCCGAACCGCGCGCGCCGTATCCCCATGCGCGCGAGGTGCTCCTGCTGCGCGCCTATCGGCAGAAGTGCGCGTTCTTGCTGGGCGGGTTCGCGCGGTCGGCGGAGACTGCGGCCTTGCTGGAGTCGGGTTGGGCGGGTGAGCTGATCGCGGATCGGGCGGTAATTCGTGCGGCCGCGCCGTCGGTTCACATCGCGGGGGAGTCGGACACGGAGCTGGCTCGCGATCCGGGGGCTCGTGCCGCGCGGTTGCCGCATCGCGCTTTCGAGATTGCTCGGGAGGGACTTCGATCGGGTCCAGTGCTCGTGCAGGTTCCGCGCGCGGGGTACTTGCCGAGCCTGGTCTGCCAGACGTGTCGTGCTCCGTCGAGATGCTCGACCTGCGGCGGGACGTTGCGGCGTACCGGTGGATCGGGGCCGGCGAGTTGCAGCGTGTGCGGGCGACCCGCGGCCGATCACCGTTGTCCCGAGTGCGGCGACACCCGGATGCGGGCTGCGGTGGTCGGTGCGCGGAGAACGGCTGAGGAACTGGGGAGAGCGTTTCCTGGCTTTCTCATCCGGACGTCGGGCGGCGACAACATGCTGGACACTGTGTCTGACCAGCCGGCGTTGATCGTCACCACGCCGGGCGCAGAGCCGGTGGCTTCCGGTGGTTACAGCGCAGCCTTGCTGCTGGACACCTGGTTGTTGCTCGCGCGGCCAGATCTGCGGGCGCCGGAGGAAGCCGTACGCCGCTGGTTCAACGCGGCCGCCTTGGTTCGTCCTGCTCGTGAGGGTGGGACGGTGATCATGGTGGGGGAGCCGTCGGCCACGCCCTTGCAGGCGGTCGTGCGGTGGAGTCCTGAGGGATTCGCGACCCGCGAGCTGAGCGAACGCCGTACTGCGCGCCTCGCGCCGGCCGCCAAACTCGCCGAGCTGACCGGCCCGACCGAAGCGGTCGCCGACTTCCTCGGTCGGTTGCGCCAACTCATGGATCCTCAAGCAGGCTTGGAGATCCTGGGCCCGGTCGCTCTGGACGACGAAACAAGCCGGGCAGTGGCCCGTACGCCGCGTGCCTCAGGCTCGACCTTGGCTCGCACCCTCAAAGAAGCCCAAGCCGCCCGAACCACCAAGAAACTCCCCGGCTCGGTCCGCATCCAGATCGACCCCGTCCACTTCGGCTAA
- a CDS encoding ArsR/SmtB family transcription factor, translating to MITIRLSTDDVSRIRFAFSPVWEAVTSVRALSNNSARSVHGPWLRKIGPVAAGDDLTLLRALIPPVGYIPDFITPAPPRRSTSFESGLAAISATPHQLVVEELGKLHDEHPHPVLPELIAAPAKALERITGALDSYWRRTIEPDWRWMRSLLQEDLAFRLDELAAGGVERLFRNLHPSISFSGNRVEIDRPYSCDGVPLPGQGLLLVPCVFTWPAGLSVMAAPHVPTITYPPRGLGRLWESQQDASESPLADLVGRTRAAIMSHLDLPMSTTHLAHQLGISAPTLSVHLGILRAAGVVDSRRDGRAVLYYRTPIGTQLLNLSSPTPLADSA from the coding sequence GTGATCACCATCAGGCTCAGCACGGACGACGTGAGCCGGATCAGGTTCGCATTCTCGCCGGTCTGGGAGGCGGTGACCAGCGTCCGGGCACTCAGCAACAACTCGGCTCGGAGCGTGCACGGCCCGTGGTTGCGCAAGATCGGTCCGGTCGCGGCGGGCGACGACCTGACGTTGCTCAGGGCACTCATTCCGCCGGTGGGCTACATCCCGGACTTCATCACGCCGGCACCGCCGCGACGGTCGACGAGCTTCGAGTCGGGCCTGGCCGCGATCTCAGCGACGCCGCACCAGCTGGTGGTCGAGGAGCTCGGCAAGCTGCATGACGAGCATCCGCATCCAGTGCTGCCGGAGTTGATCGCAGCTCCGGCGAAGGCGCTGGAGCGGATCACGGGCGCGCTCGACAGTTACTGGCGACGGACGATCGAACCGGACTGGCGCTGGATGCGGTCGTTGCTGCAGGAGGATCTGGCGTTCCGGCTGGACGAACTCGCCGCCGGCGGGGTGGAGCGGCTGTTCCGCAATCTGCATCCGTCGATCAGCTTCAGCGGCAACCGGGTCGAGATCGACCGGCCTTACTCGTGTGACGGCGTTCCGCTGCCCGGACAGGGATTGCTGCTGGTGCCGTGCGTGTTCACCTGGCCGGCCGGGCTTTCGGTGATGGCGGCGCCGCACGTGCCGACGATCACCTATCCGCCGCGCGGTCTCGGCCGGTTGTGGGAGAGCCAGCAGGACGCGAGTGAATCCCCGCTGGCGGATCTGGTCGGCCGGACCCGCGCGGCGATCATGAGCCACCTCGACCTGCCGATGTCGACCACCCACCTCGCCCACCAACTCGGCATCTCCGCGCCGACGCTCAGCGTCCACCTCGGCATCCTCCGCGCAGCCGGCGTCGTCGACTCCCGCCGCGACGGCCGCGCAGTCCTCTACTACCGCACTCCGATCGGCACCCAACTACTCAACCTCTCCTCCCCCACGCCGCTGGCCGACAGCGCCTGA
- a CDS encoding MDR family MFS transporter: protein MSETVATPESAPRLPRAFWALWVCQLVNRLGSFVQPFLVLYLTQDRHLSAGTAGAVAAAVGAGSVISQLVGGWVSDRFGRRRTMLIGFLGTAAALILLGSARSMETIWAAAFVVGLLGDMFRPAVSATVADLLQPKERVRAYGLLFWAINLGFSVSTVSAGVLASVGYSLLFWINAGTSVVAALVIWRMVPETRPVSSDGSRRPLLPVALRDTTFLLMILLQVGYATIYFQGYSTLPLAMAGDRLSSSTYGLVIALNGVVIVVVQPFVNRRLATFDRPKLLASSMLIVGLGFGLGAVVHSWWGYALSVVVWTIGEIGFAAVIGAVFADLAPADLRGGYMGLAGSMSFGLGSVIGPLLGTNALEHAGPTATWLACAALGAVIYVGQLALAPALHRRAELNALAEVA from the coding sequence ATGAGTGAGACCGTCGCCACGCCAGAGAGCGCTCCCCGCCTTCCCCGCGCTTTCTGGGCGCTCTGGGTCTGCCAGTTGGTCAACCGCCTCGGCAGTTTCGTCCAGCCGTTCCTGGTGCTCTACCTGACCCAGGACCGACACCTCTCCGCCGGTACCGCGGGTGCCGTGGCGGCGGCGGTCGGTGCGGGCTCGGTGATCTCCCAACTCGTCGGAGGCTGGGTCTCCGACCGCTTCGGACGGCGCCGCACGATGCTGATCGGCTTCCTCGGTACGGCGGCCGCGCTGATCCTGCTCGGTTCGGCCCGGTCGATGGAGACGATCTGGGCCGCTGCCTTCGTGGTCGGCCTGCTGGGTGACATGTTCCGGCCCGCCGTGTCCGCGACCGTCGCCGACCTGCTCCAGCCCAAGGAACGCGTCCGCGCGTACGGGCTGCTCTTCTGGGCGATCAACCTCGGCTTCTCCGTCTCGACCGTCAGTGCGGGCGTCCTGGCGAGCGTCGGCTACAGCCTGCTGTTCTGGATCAACGCCGGTACTTCGGTCGTCGCGGCGCTCGTGATCTGGCGGATGGTGCCGGAGACCAGGCCGGTGAGCTCCGACGGCTCGCGACGGCCGTTGCTGCCGGTGGCGCTGCGCGACACCACGTTCCTGCTGATGATCCTGCTCCAGGTCGGGTACGCGACCATCTACTTCCAGGGCTACTCGACGCTTCCGCTGGCGATGGCGGGGGACCGGCTCAGCAGTTCGACGTACGGGCTGGTGATCGCGTTGAACGGTGTGGTGATCGTCGTGGTCCAGCCGTTCGTGAACCGGCGGCTGGCCACCTTCGACCGGCCGAAACTGCTCGCCTCTTCGATGCTGATCGTGGGCCTCGGCTTCGGGCTGGGCGCGGTCGTGCACAGTTGGTGGGGCTACGCGCTGTCGGTGGTGGTCTGGACGATCGGCGAGATCGGTTTCGCCGCGGTGATCGGCGCGGTCTTCGCCGACCTCGCCCCAGCGGACCTGCGCGGCGGCTACATGGGTCTGGCCGGCAGCATGTCCTTCGGCCTGGGCAGCGTCATCGGCCCACTCCTGGGCACCAACGCCCTCGAACACGCCGGCCCCACCGCCACCTGGCTCGCCTGCGCCGCCCTGGGCGCCGTCATCTACGTCGGCCAACTCGCCCTGGCCCCCGCCCTCCACCGCCGAGCCGAACTCAACGCCCTCGCCGAGGTGGCCTGA
- a CDS encoding HAD family hydrolase produces MSEQRVDVVVFDIGGVLLDWSPDYLYGELIPDAAQREHFLANVATSEWNRQQDAGRSWSEAVAELSSLHPEHAEWIEAYDKGWLKMVNGVFEDTAELVTEIRELGIPNYALTNFSHEKWEIAKEAFPILTGFDGEVVSGVELTTKPEEKIYRILLDRFDLDPARTFYTDDVQTNVDGARAVGIDAELFTDAPTLRHHLRARGLPLTA; encoded by the coding sequence ATGAGTGAGCAGAGGGTGGATGTTGTCGTGTTCGACATCGGTGGGGTGTTGCTGGACTGGAGTCCGGACTACCTGTACGGCGAGCTGATCCCGGATGCCGCACAGCGCGAACACTTCCTGGCCAACGTCGCCACCAGCGAGTGGAACAGGCAACAGGACGCCGGGCGTAGCTGGTCCGAGGCGGTTGCCGAACTCTCGTCGCTGCACCCGGAGCACGCCGAGTGGATCGAGGCGTACGACAAGGGCTGGTTGAAGATGGTCAACGGTGTCTTCGAGGACACCGCCGAGTTGGTCACCGAGATCCGCGAACTGGGGATTCCGAACTACGCGCTGACGAACTTCTCCCACGAGAAGTGGGAGATCGCCAAGGAAGCGTTCCCGATCCTCACCGGGTTCGACGGTGAGGTTGTGTCGGGCGTCGAGCTGACAACGAAGCCGGAGGAGAAGATCTACCGGATTCTGCTGGACCGGTTCGACCTCGATCCGGCGCGCACGTTCTACACCGACGACGTCCAAACCAACGTCGACGGCGCCCGCGCGGTAGGCATCGACGCCGAACTCTTCACCGACGCCCCCACCCTCCGCCACCACCTCAGAGCCCGCGGCCTCCCCCTGACCGCCTGA
- a CDS encoding C39 family peptidase: protein MPTATRGGAALILLGALLAQAPLAGTAAAYQPRDPAYRSTNGNTPAAQPSLAPTAAPTGAPTGTPTAVPTDTPTIPPEPDPTAVDDRPEPAAHSWSELAQQVQQTSPNDLMLRVSTAEQAAQVMRCFKLDEENYCLGLGFVDKMPSGAQISAAVTESPSDDATAGRASSSASGKVGEVGEVGVEQGIATGDQSPAVFVTERAAMPKALRIAAELEEMQTAWDGRDKARSLRLMDASSTANGTPGTTGTPTSPPSAPSTPGAPGTPGAPSTPGTPGTPPRTPEPTRSTPSAPSTPVVSKPLPSSAYIMKGFEVSQEKGYWCGPATFQSIDWADDKQKDTQASWAKDLGSTSSGTGISSMVKQTNLKTKWDIAAGTYIVQNVSGWNSQKFLAVHQKHLGDAAPAPVIEHVQLLKRYFPYLAFNHSGHYQVGRGYDMKNGTIGIFEVFNERRFNSRGNTTNGPKNIPASAMFNATLANSFKNIGL from the coding sequence ATGCCCACAGCGACACGGGGGGGAGCAGCACTGATCCTCCTCGGCGCACTGCTCGCGCAGGCGCCGCTGGCCGGAACCGCCGCCGCATATCAACCGCGCGATCCTGCCTACCGCTCCACCAATGGGAACACCCCGGCCGCGCAGCCCTCGCTGGCGCCGACCGCGGCACCAACTGGGGCACCCACCGGTACGCCGACCGCCGTACCGACGGACACGCCGACGATCCCGCCGGAACCGGACCCGACTGCCGTGGACGACCGGCCCGAGCCGGCCGCGCACTCGTGGAGCGAACTGGCGCAGCAGGTCCAGCAGACCTCGCCCAACGACCTGATGCTCCGGGTCAGCACGGCCGAGCAGGCCGCCCAGGTGATGCGCTGCTTCAAGCTGGACGAGGAGAACTACTGCCTCGGACTCGGCTTCGTCGACAAGATGCCGAGCGGCGCTCAGATCAGCGCGGCCGTGACCGAGTCGCCCTCTGATGACGCGACGGCCGGCCGGGCGAGCAGTTCGGCGAGCGGCAAGGTCGGCGAGGTCGGCGAGGTCGGCGTGGAGCAGGGCATCGCCACCGGTGACCAGTCGCCTGCGGTGTTCGTCACCGAACGGGCCGCGATGCCGAAGGCTCTCCGGATCGCCGCCGAACTCGAGGAGATGCAGACCGCCTGGGACGGCCGCGACAAGGCCCGCTCCCTGCGCTTGATGGACGCTTCCTCGACCGCGAACGGGACACCCGGAACAACCGGTACGCCGACCTCGCCACCCAGCGCGCCCAGCACCCCCGGTGCACCCGGCACCCCCGGTGCACCCAGTACGCCCGGCACGCCCGGTACGCCGCCGCGCACGCCCGAGCCGACGCGGTCGACGCCGTCGGCTCCGAGTACGCCCGTCGTGAGCAAGCCGCTGCCGAGTTCGGCGTACATCATGAAGGGCTTCGAGGTCTCGCAGGAGAAGGGTTACTGGTGCGGCCCGGCGACGTTCCAGTCGATCGACTGGGCGGACGACAAGCAGAAGGACACCCAGGCGTCGTGGGCGAAGGACCTCGGTTCGACCAGTTCGGGGACCGGGATCTCGTCGATGGTGAAGCAGACCAACCTGAAGACGAAGTGGGACATTGCCGCCGGCACCTACATCGTGCAGAACGTCAGCGGCTGGAACTCGCAGAAGTTCCTCGCCGTCCACCAGAAGCACCTGGGCGACGCTGCGCCCGCGCCGGTGATCGAACACGTGCAGCTGCTGAAGCGGTACTTCCCGTACCTCGCCTTCAACCACAGCGGCCACTACCAGGTCGGCCGCGGCTACGACATGAAGAACGGCACGATCGGCATCTTCGAGGTGTTCAACGAACGCCGCTTCAACAGCCGCGGCAACACCACCAACGGCCCGAAGAACATCCCGGCCTCGGCCATGTTCAACGCCACCCTCGCCAACTCCTTCAAGAACATCGGCCTCTGA
- the def gene encoding peptide deformylase, protein MSVQPIRLFGDPVLLTKADPVVDFDAELRRLVADLTDTMQAAPGSGLAAPQIGVGLRVFTYFVEGELGHLVNPELSLSTEDQFGPEGCLSIPGLTFDCRRALNVIAKGFNMYGEPVVIEGSDLLARCIQHETDHLDGVLFVDRLDTETRKAAMKAIREADWLGGPPQLKVSPHPTNGFGL, encoded by the coding sequence GTGTCGGTCCAACCCATCCGTTTGTTCGGCGATCCCGTCCTGCTCACCAAGGCCGATCCCGTCGTCGACTTCGACGCAGAGTTGCGCCGGCTGGTCGCCGATCTCACCGACACCATGCAGGCCGCGCCCGGCTCCGGCCTCGCCGCTCCGCAGATCGGTGTCGGCCTCCGCGTCTTCACGTACTTCGTCGAAGGAGAGCTCGGCCACCTGGTCAACCCGGAGCTGAGCCTGTCGACGGAGGACCAGTTCGGCCCGGAGGGCTGCCTGTCGATCCCCGGCCTCACCTTCGACTGCCGCCGCGCGCTGAACGTGATCGCCAAGGGCTTCAACATGTACGGCGAACCTGTGGTGATCGAGGGCTCCGACCTGCTCGCCCGTTGTATCCAGCACGAGACCGACCACCTCGACGGCGTACTGTTCGTCGACCGGCTGGACACCGAGACCCGCAAGGCCGCGATGAAGGCGATCCGCGAGGCGGACTGGCTCGGCGGCCCGCCGCAGCTCAAGGTCTCGCCGCACCCGACGAACGGATTCGGTCTGTGA
- the fmt gene encoding methionyl-tRNA formyltransferase: MRVVFAGTPEVSVTALKAIVASSHELVAVVTRPDAPAGRGRKLVASPVAQYAEELGGIEILKPVKPSDPEFLARLTEIAPDCCPVVAYGGLLPQAALDIPPHGWINLHFSVLPAWRGAAPVQQSIISGDDVTGASTFRIVKALDAGPVYGVLTERIGPKDTAGDLLTRLSVSGAKLLVDTLDGIEAGVLEAREQPTDGVTLAPKITVEDAELDLAAPAQRVDRLVRGCNPSPGAWTTFRGERLKVLEVNPTDEELKPGEIRATKSSVLVGTGSKALELVTVQPQGKKPMAAADWARGVRIVDEDRLGSE, from the coding sequence GTGAGAGTCGTCTTCGCCGGCACCCCCGAGGTGTCGGTCACCGCACTGAAAGCCATCGTTGCCAGCAGCCATGAACTGGTTGCCGTCGTCACCCGTCCCGACGCGCCCGCGGGTCGCGGCCGCAAGCTGGTCGCGTCCCCGGTCGCGCAGTACGCCGAGGAGCTCGGCGGCATCGAGATCCTCAAGCCGGTCAAGCCGAGCGACCCCGAGTTCCTCGCCCGGCTCACCGAGATCGCGCCGGACTGCTGCCCGGTGGTCGCGTACGGCGGGTTGCTGCCGCAGGCCGCGCTCGACATCCCGCCGCACGGCTGGATCAACCTGCACTTCTCCGTGCTGCCGGCCTGGCGTGGTGCCGCGCCGGTGCAGCAGTCGATCATCTCCGGCGACGACGTGACCGGGGCGAGCACGTTCCGGATCGTGAAGGCGCTCGACGCCGGACCCGTGTACGGCGTGCTGACCGAACGCATCGGCCCGAAGGACACCGCCGGCGATCTGCTCACCAGGCTGTCGGTCTCCGGCGCGAAGTTGCTCGTCGACACTCTCGACGGGATCGAGGCCGGTGTCCTCGAAGCGCGGGAGCAGCCGACCGACGGGGTCACCCTCGCGCCGAAGATCACCGTCGAGGACGCCGAGCTGGACCTGGCCGCGCCCGCGCAGCGAGTGGACCGCCTCGTGCGCGGCTGCAACCCGTCGCCAGGCGCGTGGACCACCTTCCGCGGCGAGCGCCTCAAGGTCCTCGAGGTCAATCCGACCGACGAGGAGCTGAAGCCCGGCGAGATCCGCGCCACCAAGTCCTCGGTGCTGGTCGGCACCGGGAGCAAAGCGCTCGAGCTCGTCACGGTCCAGCCGCAGGGCAAGAAGCCGATGGCCGCGGCCGACTGGGCGCGCGGCGTACGGATCGTCGACGAAGACCGTCTGGGCTCCGAGTGA
- a CDS encoding RsmB/NOP family class I SAM-dependent RNA methyltransferase, with the protein MSDRSPRNRAPQRRPDPVRQLAYRVIRQVTAEDGYANLVLNKTLRDQRMSGRDAAFCTELVHGTLRWQGTYDAVLARCVSRPLPELDANLLDLLRLGTHQLLRMRVDSYAAVNEMVTLTRAEAGQSRSGLVNAVLRKVSQRTLDQWITTIAPAPEDDEYGYLAIAKAHPRWVIGAFDDALGVRGLERDLVDLLDADNDPPRVTLVARPGLAELDELIEAGATRTRWSQYGAVLQGGGDPGRIGAVATGRAGVQDEGSQLVATALATAPLEGDDARWLDLCAGPGGKSALLASLANQKDALLTAVEPQKHRADLVRSNLRAIPGDHQVLVGDGTKPTWPAGWYDRVLADVPCSGLGALRRRPEARWRRTPDDIAELQPLQEALLSSAITSVRPGGIVAYVTCSPHYAETRAVVDAVLDSRSDAVVEDARELFPGVPSLGGGPDVQLWPHLHSTDAMYLALIRRT; encoded by the coding sequence GTGAGCGACCGCAGTCCCCGCAATCGCGCACCGCAACGCCGTCCGGACCCGGTCCGCCAGCTCGCCTACCGGGTGATCCGCCAGGTCACCGCCGAAGATGGGTACGCCAACCTCGTTCTCAACAAGACGCTGCGCGACCAGCGGATGAGCGGCCGGGACGCGGCGTTCTGCACCGAACTGGTGCACGGGACGCTGCGCTGGCAGGGGACGTACGACGCGGTGCTCGCGCGCTGCGTGTCTCGTCCGCTCCCCGAACTGGACGCGAACCTGCTCGACCTTCTTCGCCTCGGCACCCACCAGTTGCTCCGGATGCGCGTCGACTCGTACGCGGCTGTCAACGAGATGGTCACGCTCACCCGCGCCGAAGCCGGCCAGAGCCGCAGCGGCCTGGTCAACGCCGTACTGCGGAAGGTCAGCCAGCGCACGCTCGACCAGTGGATCACCACGATCGCGCCGGCGCCCGAGGACGACGAGTACGGCTATCTCGCCATCGCCAAGGCTCACCCGCGCTGGGTGATCGGGGCCTTCGACGATGCGCTCGGTGTGCGTGGCCTCGAACGTGACCTGGTCGACCTGCTCGACGCCGACAACGACCCGCCGCGCGTCACGCTGGTCGCTCGTCCCGGTCTTGCGGAGCTGGACGAATTGATCGAGGCCGGAGCGACCCGCACCCGCTGGTCGCAGTACGGCGCTGTGCTGCAGGGCGGCGGTGATCCGGGACGGATCGGTGCCGTGGCGACAGGTCGTGCAGGTGTGCAGGACGAGGGATCCCAGCTAGTCGCTACTGCACTGGCCACTGCGCCGCTGGAGGGCGACGACGCACGGTGGCTCGACCTCTGTGCCGGTCCTGGAGGCAAGTCGGCACTACTGGCCTCGCTGGCTAACCAGAAGGACGCCCTGCTCACTGCTGTCGAGCCACAGAAGCACCGCGCCGACCTGGTGCGCTCCAACCTTCGTGCGATTCCCGGTGATCACCAGGTGCTTGTCGGCGACGGTACGAAGCCGACGTGGCCTGCCGGGTGGTACGACCGGGTGCTGGCCGACGTACCGTGCAGCGGACTTGGGGCGCTACGCCGCCGGCCCGAAGCACGCTGGCGCCGTACGCCGGACGACATCGCCGAGCTGCAGCCACTGCAGGAGGCTCTGCTGTCGTCAGCGATCACCTCCGTGCGACCTGGCGGCATCGTGGCGTACGTGACGTGCTCGCCGCACTACGCGGAGACCCGCGCAGTGGTGGACGCCGTACTCGACAGCCGGAGTGATGCGGTCGTCGAGGACGCCCGGGAGCTGTTCCCGGGTGTGCCGTCGCTCGGCGGTGGGCCGGATGTGCAGCTGTGGCCGCATCTGCACAGCACCGACGCGATGTACCTCGCGCTGATCCGGCGTACGTGA
- a CDS encoding DMT family transporter — MTITESRPALSTRQSQIIGLSAAFGIGMLVAVQSRINGELGNRLGDGVPAALISFISGLLILLVACLLIRRIRTSLRNVWRTIRTSSGEQGQLRWWQCIGGVAGAFLVATQSITVSVIGVAVFTVAVVAGQAVSSLVVDRLGFGPAGPQPYTTLRVVGAVLALAAVVLAVSDRLNHPSGLLIAVLPALAGIGTAVQQAINGRVARTASADAYGALAAGFINFLAGTAALVIVLLIDLFFRGAPRSLPTEPWLYFGGACGVIFISSAAAVVRVVGVFVLGLGTIAGQLIASLLIDLFLPASDQAVTFPVVAGTLLALVAVVVAAIPNLRKN, encoded by the coding sequence GTGACAATCACCGAATCCCGGCCTGCCCTGAGTACTCGGCAAAGCCAGATCATCGGACTTTCCGCGGCCTTCGGCATCGGCATGCTGGTCGCCGTCCAGTCCAGGATCAACGGTGAACTCGGCAACCGGCTCGGCGACGGCGTACCGGCAGCGCTCATTTCGTTCATTTCGGGGCTGCTGATCCTCCTGGTCGCCTGCCTGCTGATCCGGCGGATCCGTACCTCGCTCCGCAACGTCTGGCGGACCATTCGTACGAGCTCTGGTGAGCAGGGCCAGCTCCGCTGGTGGCAGTGCATCGGGGGAGTCGCAGGTGCCTTCCTGGTGGCCACCCAGTCCATCACCGTCTCGGTGATCGGCGTAGCGGTGTTCACTGTGGCTGTTGTCGCGGGGCAGGCCGTCAGCAGCCTTGTAGTCGACCGACTCGGTTTCGGGCCGGCAGGGCCACAGCCGTACACCACGCTGCGGGTAGTGGGCGCTGTGCTTGCACTAGCGGCGGTGGTGCTCGCAGTTTCCGACCGTTTGAACCACCCGTCCGGCCTGCTGATCGCAGTACTGCCTGCACTCGCTGGTATCGGCACTGCGGTGCAGCAAGCGATCAATGGCCGCGTGGCGCGCACTGCCTCGGCGGATGCCTACGGCGCGCTCGCTGCCGGCTTCATCAACTTCTTGGCGGGCACTGCAGCGCTGGTGATCGTCCTGCTGATCGACCTGTTCTTCCGCGGTGCACCCCGCAGCCTGCCCACCGAACCTTGGCTGTACTTCGGTGGTGCGTGCGGCGTGATCTTCATCAGCTCCGCGGCCGCCGTCGTCCGGGTGGTCGGCGTCTTCGTGCTCGGCCTCGGCACGATCGCAGGCCAGCTGATCGCGAGCCTGCTGATCGACCTCTTCCTGCCGGCGTCGGACCAGGCTGTCACCTTCCCGGTCGTCGCGGGAACGCTGCTGGCGCTGGTCGCTGTGGTCGTCGCAGCAATTCCCAATCTGCGGAAGAACTGA